A single region of the Apodemus sylvaticus chromosome 7, mApoSyl1.1, whole genome shotgun sequence genome encodes:
- the Slc44a2 gene encoding choline transporter-like protein 2 isoform X2 produces the protein MEEDRKDAAYGTPQKYDPTFKGPIYNRGCTDVICCVLLFLAIIGYVAVGIIAWTHGDPRKVIYPTDSQGEFCGQKGTKNADKPFLFYFNIVKCANPLVLLEFHCPTPQICVKQCPDRYLTLQNARNSPYFDYYKQFCVPSFQNNKGLIEVLRDGECPAVIIPSKPLAQRCFPAIHASKGVLMVGNKTTYEDGHGTTKNITDLVEGAKKANKVLEARQLAMQIFEDYTVSWYWIVIGLVIAMVLSLLFIVLLRFLAGIMVWVMIVMVILVLGYGIFHCYMEYSRLRGEAGSDVSLVDLGFQMDLRVYLHLRQTWMAFMIILSILEVIIILLLIFLRKRILIAIALIKEASRAVGHVMCSMLYPLVTFFLLCLCIAYWASTSVFLSTSNVAVYKIVDDTPCPLLRKTCNPETFPTANESLQCPKARCQFAFYGGESTYHRALLGLQIFNAFMFFWLANFVLALGQVTLAGAFASYYWAMRKPDDMPAFPLFSAFGRALRYHTGSLAFGSLILAIVQIIRVMLEYLDQRLKAAQNKFAKFLMVCLKCCFWCLEKFIKFLNRNAYIMIAIYGTNFCTSARNAFFLLMRNIIRVAVLDKVTDFLFLLGKLLIVGSVGILAFFFFTHRIRIVQDTAPPLNYYWVPILTVIIGSYLIAHGFFSVYGMCVDTLFLCFLEDLERNDGSAERPYFMSSTLKKLLNKTNKKAAES, from the exons GGGATGCACAGATGTCATTTGCTGTGTGCTGCTCTTCCTGGCCATCATAGGCTACGTGGCTGTGGGCATCATAG CCTGGACCCACGGAGACCCTCGGAAGGTGATCTACCCCACGGATAGCCAGGGCGAGTTCTGTGGGCAAAAGGGGACAAAAAATGC GGACAAACCGTTCTTGTTTTACTTCAACATCGTGAAGTGTGCCAACCCCCTGGTCCTGCTGGAATTTCACTGTCCCACCCCGCAG ATCTGTGTGAAGCAGTGTCCAGACCGCTATCTCACCCTTCAGAACGCGCGCAACTCTCCCTACTTTGACTATTACAAGCAGTTCtgtgtgcccagttttcagaacaATAAA GGGTTGATTGAGGTGCTCCGAGATGGGGAGTGCCCGGCGGTTATCATCCCCAGCAAACCTT TGGCCCAGCGATGCTTCCCAGCCATCCATGCCAGCAAGGGGGTCCTCATGGTGGGCAACAAGACGACCTATGAGGACGGACACGGCACCACGAAGAACATCACAGATCTAGTGGAGGGGGCCAA AAAGGCCAACAAGGTTCTAGAGGCCCGGCAGCTCGCCATGCAGATATTTGAAGATTACACTGTATCCTGGTACTGGATTGTCAT AGGTCTGGTCATTGCCATGGTCCTGAGTCTCCTGTTCATCGTCCTGCTGCGGTTCCTGGCCGGCATCATGGTCTGGGTGATGATTGTCATGGTGATCTTGGTGCTGGGCTACG GCATATTCCACTGCTACATGGAGTACTCCAGACTACGTGGGGAGGCAGGCTCCGATGTCTCCCTGGTGGACCTTGGCTTCCAGATGGACCTCCGCGTGTACCTGCACTTGAGGCAGACCTGGATGGCTTTCA TGATCATTCTAAGCATCCTGGAAGTGATCATCATCCTGTTACTCATCTTTCTGCGCAAAAGGATATTGATCGCCATagccctcatcaaagaagccagCAG AGCTGTGGGACATGTCATGTGCTCCATGCTCTACCCACTGGTGACCTTCTTTCTCTTGTGTCTCTGCATTGCCTACTGGGCCAGCACTTCTGT CTTCCTGTCTACCTCTAATGTAGCCGTGTACAAGATTGTTGATGACACACCCTGCCCACTTTTGAGGAAAACCTGCAACCCAGAG acctTCCCCACAGCCAATGAGAGCCTCCAGTGTCCCAAAGCCCGCTGCCAGTTTGCCTTCTATGGTGGCGAGTCGACCTACCACCGTGCCCTGCTGGGCCTGCAGATCTTCAATGCATTCATGTTCTTCTGGCTAGCCAACTTCGTGCTGGCCCTAGGCCAGGTGACACTGGCCGGAGCCTTTGCCTCCTATTACTGGGCTATGCGAAAGCCTGACGATATGCCtgcctttcccctcttctctgccTTCGGCCGAGCACTCAG GTACCACACGGGCTCCTTGGCCTTTGGCTCCCTTATTTTAGCCATCGTGCAGATTATCCGAGTGATGCTGGAGTACCTGGACCAGCGCCTGAAAG CTGCACAGAACAAGTTTGCCAAGTTCCTCATGGTCTGTCTCAAGTGCTGCTTCTGGTGCCTAGAGAAGTTTATCAAATTCCTGAATCGGAATGCCTACATCATG ATTGCTATCTATGGCACCAACTTCTGCACCTCAGCCAGGAACGCCTTCTTCCTGCTTATGAGAAATATCATCAG GGTGGCCGTCCTGGACAAAGTTACAGACTTCCTCTTCCTGTTGGGCAAACTTCTGATTGTGGGTAGTGTGG GGATCCtggccttcttcttcttcacccaTCGGATCAGAATCGTGCAAGATACGGCCCCGCCTCTCAATTATTATTGGGTTCCCATACTG ACAGTGATCATTGGCTCCTACTTGATCGCGCACGGCTTCTTCAGCGTCTACGGCATGTGCGTGGACACGCTGTTCCTCTGTTTCT TGGAGGATCTGGAGAGAAACGACGGTTCAGCCGAGAGGCCTTACTTCATGTCTTCCACTCTCAAGAAACTCTTGAACAAAACCAACAAGAAAGCAGCAGAGTCATAA
- the Slc44a2 gene encoding choline transporter-like protein 2 isoform X1 encodes MEEDRKDAAYGTPQKYDPTFKGPIYNRGCTDVICCVLLFLAIIGYVAVGIIAWTHGDPRKVIYPTDSQGEFCGQKGTKNADKPFLFYFNIVKCANPLVLLEFHCPTPQICVKQCPDRYLTLQNARNSPYFDYYKQFCVPSFQNNKGLIEVLRDGECPAVIIPSKPLAQRCFPAIHASKGVLMVGNKTTYEDGHGTTKNITDLVEGAKKANKVLEARQLAMQIFEDYTVSWYWIVIGLVIAMVLSLLFIVLLRFLAGIMVWVMIVMVILVLGYGIFHCYMEYSRLRGEAGSDVSLVDLGFQMDLRVYLHLRQTWMAFMIILSILEVIIILLLIFLRKRILIAIALIKEASRAVGHVMCSMLYPLVTFFLLCLCIAYWASTSVFLSTSNVAVYKIVDDTPCPLLRKTCNPETFPTANESLQCPKARCQFAFYGGESTYHRALLGLQIFNAFMFFWLANFVLALGQVTLAGAFASYYWAMRKPDDMPAFPLFSAFGRALRYHTGSLAFGSLILAIVQIIRVMLEYLDQRLKAAQNKFAKFLMVCLKCCFWCLEKFIKFLNRNAYIMIAIYGTNFCTSARNAFFLLMRNIIRVAVLDKVTDFLFLLGKLLIVGSVGILAFFFFTHRIRIVQDTAPPLNYYWVPILTVIIGSYLIAHGFFSVYGMCVDTLFLCFCEDLERNDGSQERPYFMSPELRDILLKGSPQAGKQEEVEE; translated from the exons GGGATGCACAGATGTCATTTGCTGTGTGCTGCTCTTCCTGGCCATCATAGGCTACGTGGCTGTGGGCATCATAG CCTGGACCCACGGAGACCCTCGGAAGGTGATCTACCCCACGGATAGCCAGGGCGAGTTCTGTGGGCAAAAGGGGACAAAAAATGC GGACAAACCGTTCTTGTTTTACTTCAACATCGTGAAGTGTGCCAACCCCCTGGTCCTGCTGGAATTTCACTGTCCCACCCCGCAG ATCTGTGTGAAGCAGTGTCCAGACCGCTATCTCACCCTTCAGAACGCGCGCAACTCTCCCTACTTTGACTATTACAAGCAGTTCtgtgtgcccagttttcagaacaATAAA GGGTTGATTGAGGTGCTCCGAGATGGGGAGTGCCCGGCGGTTATCATCCCCAGCAAACCTT TGGCCCAGCGATGCTTCCCAGCCATCCATGCCAGCAAGGGGGTCCTCATGGTGGGCAACAAGACGACCTATGAGGACGGACACGGCACCACGAAGAACATCACAGATCTAGTGGAGGGGGCCAA AAAGGCCAACAAGGTTCTAGAGGCCCGGCAGCTCGCCATGCAGATATTTGAAGATTACACTGTATCCTGGTACTGGATTGTCAT AGGTCTGGTCATTGCCATGGTCCTGAGTCTCCTGTTCATCGTCCTGCTGCGGTTCCTGGCCGGCATCATGGTCTGGGTGATGATTGTCATGGTGATCTTGGTGCTGGGCTACG GCATATTCCACTGCTACATGGAGTACTCCAGACTACGTGGGGAGGCAGGCTCCGATGTCTCCCTGGTGGACCTTGGCTTCCAGATGGACCTCCGCGTGTACCTGCACTTGAGGCAGACCTGGATGGCTTTCA TGATCATTCTAAGCATCCTGGAAGTGATCATCATCCTGTTACTCATCTTTCTGCGCAAAAGGATATTGATCGCCATagccctcatcaaagaagccagCAG AGCTGTGGGACATGTCATGTGCTCCATGCTCTACCCACTGGTGACCTTCTTTCTCTTGTGTCTCTGCATTGCCTACTGGGCCAGCACTTCTGT CTTCCTGTCTACCTCTAATGTAGCCGTGTACAAGATTGTTGATGACACACCCTGCCCACTTTTGAGGAAAACCTGCAACCCAGAG acctTCCCCACAGCCAATGAGAGCCTCCAGTGTCCCAAAGCCCGCTGCCAGTTTGCCTTCTATGGTGGCGAGTCGACCTACCACCGTGCCCTGCTGGGCCTGCAGATCTTCAATGCATTCATGTTCTTCTGGCTAGCCAACTTCGTGCTGGCCCTAGGCCAGGTGACACTGGCCGGAGCCTTTGCCTCCTATTACTGGGCTATGCGAAAGCCTGACGATATGCCtgcctttcccctcttctctgccTTCGGCCGAGCACTCAG GTACCACACGGGCTCCTTGGCCTTTGGCTCCCTTATTTTAGCCATCGTGCAGATTATCCGAGTGATGCTGGAGTACCTGGACCAGCGCCTGAAAG CTGCACAGAACAAGTTTGCCAAGTTCCTCATGGTCTGTCTCAAGTGCTGCTTCTGGTGCCTAGAGAAGTTTATCAAATTCCTGAATCGGAATGCCTACATCATG ATTGCTATCTATGGCACCAACTTCTGCACCTCAGCCAGGAACGCCTTCTTCCTGCTTATGAGAAATATCATCAG GGTGGCCGTCCTGGACAAAGTTACAGACTTCCTCTTCCTGTTGGGCAAACTTCTGATTGTGGGTAGTGTGG GGATCCtggccttcttcttcttcacccaTCGGATCAGAATCGTGCAAGATACGGCCCCGCCTCTCAATTATTATTGGGTTCCCATACTG ACAGTGATCATTGGCTCCTACTTGATCGCGCACGGCTTCTTCAGCGTCTACGGCATGTGCGTGGACACGCTGTTCCTCTGTTTCT GTGAGGACCTTGAGAGGAATGACGGCTCTCAGGAGCGACCCTACTTCATGTCGCCCGAGCTGAGAGACATCCTATTGAAGGGGAGTCCGCAGGCGGGCAAGCAGGAGGAAGTTGAGGAGTAG